A single genomic interval of Lewinellaceae bacterium harbors:
- a CDS encoding c-type cytochrome gives MLADEPVAEVLEKLGDEPVAHQVDTAVAGVSAERGRALVLTGFAHKPGGGRLSKQSKHFVCTSCHNIQKEDPDLSVADPQARLLYAREMGLPFLQGSALYGIVNRTSFYNGDYEKKYGGLVAPARNNLREAIQLCAVECSQGRALEPWEMESVLAYLWTIGLKMKDLALSDKEYKQVNTALATGKNKETAIELLKSHYLQASPATFAEPPKDRREGYENIEGDPANGKLVYELSCLHCHEKERYSFFKLDHAKTTFQYLKKHFPQYTRYSVYQVARYGTSPIPGKKAYMPNYTLEKMSRQQLEDLRAYVEEMAE, from the coding sequence ATGCTGGCCGATGAACCGGTAGCCGAAGTCTTGGAAAAACTGGGGGATGAACCGGTAGCTCATCAAGTGGACACTGCGGTCGCTGGTGTTTCAGCAGAACGGGGCCGGGCGCTGGTGCTCACCGGTTTCGCCCATAAGCCGGGAGGCGGGCGGCTTTCCAAACAAAGCAAGCATTTCGTCTGCACCAGCTGCCACAATATCCAAAAAGAGGACCCCGACCTGTCGGTGGCCGACCCCCAGGCCCGGCTGTTGTACGCCCGGGAAATGGGCCTGCCCTTCCTCCAGGGATCGGCCCTCTATGGGATTGTCAACCGGACGAGCTTTTACAACGGCGATTACGAAAAAAAGTACGGCGGCCTGGTGGCCCCGGCCCGCAACAACCTCCGCGAAGCCATTCAGTTGTGCGCCGTAGAGTGCTCACAAGGCCGCGCCCTGGAACCCTGGGAAATGGAGTCCGTGCTGGCCTACCTCTGGACGATCGGGCTTAAAATGAAGGACCTGGCGCTTAGCGATAAAGAATACAAACAGGTCAATACCGCCCTGGCCACCGGAAAAAATAAAGAAACAGCCATTGAACTCCTTAAGTCCCACTACCTGCAGGCTTCTCCGGCTACCTTCGCCGAGCCGCCCAAAGACCGCCGGGAAGGGTACGAAAACATCGAAGGCGACCCCGCCAACGGCAAACTGGTCTACGAACTGAGCTGCCTCCACTGCCACGAAAAGGAACGGTACTCCTTTTTTAAACTCGATCATGCCAAAACGACTTTTCAATACCTGAAAAAGCACTTTCCACAGTATACGCGCTACTCGGTATATCAGGTGGCCCGTTATGGCACTTCGCCTATCCCGGGAAAGAAAGCCTATATGCCGAATTATACCCTGGAAAAGATGAGCCGCCAGCAGTTGGAGGATTTGAGGGCTTATGTGGAGGAGATGGCGGAGTAA
- a CDS encoding BrxA/BrxB family bacilliredoxin yields MYPAELTMPMAQDLTNYGFESLTTAAQVDEALDNTEGTVMVVVNSVCGCAAANARPGAKLAIQHDKKPERTVTVFAGVDHEATSRAREYMLPYPPSSPSIALFKDGKLVHFLERHHIEGRSAEIIAANLKMAFDRYC; encoded by the coding sequence ATGTACCCAGCGGAACTAACAATGCCCATGGCCCAAGACCTGACTAACTACGGTTTTGAAAGCCTGACTACCGCAGCGCAGGTTGATGAAGCGCTCGACAATACCGAAGGAACCGTTATGGTTGTGGTCAACTCCGTTTGCGGATGCGCCGCCGCCAACGCCCGCCCGGGCGCCAAGCTGGCCATCCAGCACGACAAAAAGCCGGAGCGCACCGTGACTGTCTTCGCCGGCGTAGATCACGAGGCCACGAGCCGGGCGCGGGAATACATGCTGCCCTACCCGCCCTCCTCTCCTTCCATCGCTCTTTTCAAGGATGGGAAACTGGTGCACTTTCTGGAGCGCCACCACATCGAAGGGCGCTCGGCGGAGATCATCGCCGCCAACCTGAAAATGGCCTTCGACCGTTACTGTTAG
- the pdxH gene encoding pyridoxamine 5'-phosphate oxidase encodes MLDIQKLRKDYTAHTLELEGVSAEPLAQFRAWFEQAVEAQVPEPNAMTLATCTPEGKPSARIVLLKGVEEEGFVFFTNYNSRKGRELEQNPRAALVFLWHELQRQVRVEGTVKKISPEASTLYFQSRPKGSQIGAWASPQSSPIVSRSILEQKAEDLAGQYAAVPHLPRPHYWGGYALTPTSVEFWQGRSSRLHDRIRYRLEGNGAWKAERLAP; translated from the coding sequence ATGCTGGATATACAAAAGCTGAGGAAAGATTATACCGCCCATACCCTCGAGTTGGAAGGCGTCAGCGCGGAGCCGCTGGCACAGTTCCGGGCCTGGTTTGAGCAGGCGGTTGAAGCCCAGGTGCCCGAACCCAATGCGATGACACTGGCTACCTGCACCCCCGAAGGAAAACCCTCGGCGCGGATTGTCCTGCTCAAAGGCGTGGAAGAGGAAGGTTTCGTGTTTTTTACGAACTACAACAGCCGCAAGGGCCGGGAACTGGAGCAAAACCCCCGGGCGGCGCTGGTTTTTCTCTGGCATGAGTTGCAACGGCAGGTCCGCGTGGAGGGCACCGTCAAAAAGATAAGCCCGGAAGCTTCCACCCTCTATTTTCAATCGCGGCCAAAGGGCAGCCAGATTGGCGCCTGGGCATCGCCGCAAAGTTCCCCCATCGTATCCAGAAGTATCCTGGAGCAAAAAGCAGAAGATTTGGCCGGGCAGTATGCAGCAGTGCCCCATCTGCCCCGGCCCCATTATTGGGGAGGCTATGCTCTGACTCCAACCAGCGTAGAATTTTGGCAGGGGAGAAGCAGCCGGTTGCACGACCGCATCCGATATCGTTTGGAAGGGAATGGGGCTTGGAAGGCAGAGCGCCTGGCGCCCTGA